In Gossypium raimondii isolate GPD5lz chromosome 12, ASM2569854v1, whole genome shotgun sequence, a single window of DNA contains:
- the LOC105764399 gene encoding protein POLLEN DEFECTIVE IN GUIDANCE 1 isoform X1 → MALRSSGSRKLSFEILSKNKYLEGGGPSLIYQSSSDPFQSQNGGNPSRHNRKKKKHKKRKDSTTDLPIIAEDLVDKQRGSSGGSVLAESKSENYGSRDNGNVNRISYVGGGSVVVLEESVCQNVCGFGELRQRNVNGVVAGGGDDMETVAARADESVVEVSSSKEPFPPVAPQSMANGNVVNTLKTSELLDWKRVMAEDPNYLYTVDKSPLKYFLDEMHYGNSLRNTTTLGSEKERERVYDTIFRLPWRCEVLISVGFFICFDSFLSLLTIMPTRVLITFWRLLTTRQFKWPSAAELCDFGCFLVLACGVIVLGRTDISLIYHMIRGQGTIKLYVVYNVWEIFDKLCQRFGGDVLETLFNSAEGLANCSQENMGFWIRRFVSDQALTMAFSILHSFILLAQAITLSTCIVAHNNALFALLVSNNFAEIKSNVFKRFSRDNIHGLAYSDSVERFHISACLLFVLAQNILEAEGPWFESFLFNAFVVFVCEMLIDIIKHSFLAKFNDIKPIAYSEFLEDLCKQTLNIQTEDCKKNLTFVPLAPACVVIRVLTPVYAAHLPCSPLAWRFFWILVLISMTYIMLTSLKVMIGMGLQKHATWYVSRCRKRKHHLD, encoded by the exons ATGGCGTTGAGATCGTCAGGTAGTCGAAAGCTCTCTTTCGAGATTTTAAGCAAGAATAAATATTTAGAAGGAGGAGGTCCATCTTTAATTTACCAATCGAGTTCAGATCCATTCCAATCCCAAAACGGCGGTAATCCTTCCCGCCATAATCGCAAGAAGAAGAAACATAAGAAGAGAAAGGATTCTACGACTGACCTCCCGATTATCGCGGAAGATCTGGTCGACAAACAGCGCGGGAGCAGTGGCGGCAGCGTCTTGGCTGAGTCGAAATCGGAGAACTATGGGAGCAGAGACAATGGAAACGTTAACAGGATCAGTTACGTTGGTGGCGGGAGCGTCGTGGTTCTGGAGGAGAGCGTGTGCCAGAATGTCTGTGGTTTTGGAGAATTGAGGCAGAGGAATGTAAATGGAGTGGTCGCTGGCGGAGGGGATGATATGGAGACCGTGGCAGCAAGGGCGGACGAGAGTGTTGTTGAGGTGAGTAGTTCGAAGGAGCCGTTTCCGCCAGTGGCGCCTCAGTCAATGGCCAATGGGAATGTGGTGAATACGCTGAAAACATCTGAGTTGCTGGATTGGAAACGGGTCATGGCAGAGGATCCTAACT ATCTTTATACTGTGGATAAATCgccattaaaatattttttggacgAAATGCATTATGGAAATTCATTGCGGAACACTACAACACTTGGTAGTGAGAAAGAACGAGAAAGAGTATATGACACCATCTTCCGCTTGCCATGGAGATGTGAAGTG CTAATATCTGTTGGATTCTTCATCTGCTTCGATTCATTTCTGTCCTTGTTAACTATCATGCCAACAAGGGTTCTGATTACGTTTTGGAGGCTCCTGACTACAAG GCAGTTCAAATGGCCTTCTGCAGCAGAACTGTGTGATTTTGGCTGCTTTCTTGTTCTGGCCTGTGGAGTCATTGTCTTGGGTCGAACAG ATATCAGCCTGATATATCACATGATTCGCGGTCAAGGAACAATCAAACTCTATGTGGTTTACAATGTGTGGGAG ATATTCGATAAATTATGCCAAAGATTTGGTGGAGATGTGTTAGAAACGCTATTTAATTCTGCAGAAGGACTAGCTAATTGCTCTCAGGAAAACATGGGATTCTGGATTCGCAGATTTGTTTCTGACCAAGCATTGACCATGGCTTTCTCAA ttcttcattcttttattttattagctCAGGCAATTACTTTATCGACTTGCATCGTCGCTCATAATAATGCACTATTTGCTTTGTTGGTATCCAATAACTTTGCTGAGATAAAGAGCAATGTCTTCAAGCGCTTTAGCAGGGATAACATCCACGGTCTGGCATACTCAG ACTCGGTAGAGAGATTCCACATTTCAGCATGTCTCTTATTCGTTTTAGCTCAAAATATTTTGGAAGCAGAAGGTCCTTGGTTTGAAAGTTTTCTATTT AACGCGTTTGTGGTTTTTGTTTGTGAAATGTTAATTGATATCATAAAGCATTCATTCCTCGCCAAATTCAATGATATAAAACCCATTGCATACTCCGAGTTTCTCGAAGATTTATGCAAGCAG ACCTTGAATATACAAACTGAAGATTGCAAGAAAAATCTCACTTTTGTACCTCTTGCACCAGCTTGCGTG GTAATTCGAGTGTTGACTCCGGTGTATGCAGCTCACCTTCCCTGCAGTCCTCTGGCATGGAGATTCTTTTGGATCCTTGTATTGATTTCCATGACCTATATCATGCTCACAAGCTTAAAAGTGATGATCGGTATGGGACTACAAAAACATGCAACCTGGTATGTCAGTAGGTGTCGTAAAAGAAAACATCATCTCGattga
- the LOC105764399 gene encoding protein POLLEN DEFECTIVE IN GUIDANCE 1 isoform X2 yields MALRSSGSRKLSFEILSKNKYLEGGGPSLIYQSSSDPFQSQNGGNPSRHNRKKKKHKKRKDSTTDLPIIAEDLVDKQRGSSGGSVLAESKSENYGSRDNGNVNRISYVGGGSVVVLEESVCQNVCGFGELRQRNVNGVVAGGGDDMETVAARADESVVEVSSSKEPFPPVAPQSMANGNVVNTLKTSELLDWKRVMAEDPNYLYTVDKSPLKYFLDEMHYGNSLRNTTTLGSEKERERVYDTIFRLPWRCEVLISVGFFICFDSFLSLLTIMPTRVLITFWRLLTTRQFKWPSAAELCDFGCFLVLACGVIVLGRTDISLIYHMIRGQGTIKLYVVYNVWEIFDKLCQRFGGDVLETLFNSAEGLANCSQENMGFWIRRFVSDQALTMAFSILHSFILLAQAITLSTCIVAHNNALFALLVSNNFAEIKSNVFKRFSRDNIHGLAYSDSVERFHISACLLFVLAQNILEAEGPWFESFLFNAFVVFVCEMLIDIIKHSFLAKFNDIKPIAYSEFLEDLCKQTLNIQTEDCKKNLTFVPLAPACVLTFPAVLWHGDSFGSLY; encoded by the exons ATGGCGTTGAGATCGTCAGGTAGTCGAAAGCTCTCTTTCGAGATTTTAAGCAAGAATAAATATTTAGAAGGAGGAGGTCCATCTTTAATTTACCAATCGAGTTCAGATCCATTCCAATCCCAAAACGGCGGTAATCCTTCCCGCCATAATCGCAAGAAGAAGAAACATAAGAAGAGAAAGGATTCTACGACTGACCTCCCGATTATCGCGGAAGATCTGGTCGACAAACAGCGCGGGAGCAGTGGCGGCAGCGTCTTGGCTGAGTCGAAATCGGAGAACTATGGGAGCAGAGACAATGGAAACGTTAACAGGATCAGTTACGTTGGTGGCGGGAGCGTCGTGGTTCTGGAGGAGAGCGTGTGCCAGAATGTCTGTGGTTTTGGAGAATTGAGGCAGAGGAATGTAAATGGAGTGGTCGCTGGCGGAGGGGATGATATGGAGACCGTGGCAGCAAGGGCGGACGAGAGTGTTGTTGAGGTGAGTAGTTCGAAGGAGCCGTTTCCGCCAGTGGCGCCTCAGTCAATGGCCAATGGGAATGTGGTGAATACGCTGAAAACATCTGAGTTGCTGGATTGGAAACGGGTCATGGCAGAGGATCCTAACT ATCTTTATACTGTGGATAAATCgccattaaaatattttttggacgAAATGCATTATGGAAATTCATTGCGGAACACTACAACACTTGGTAGTGAGAAAGAACGAGAAAGAGTATATGACACCATCTTCCGCTTGCCATGGAGATGTGAAGTG CTAATATCTGTTGGATTCTTCATCTGCTTCGATTCATTTCTGTCCTTGTTAACTATCATGCCAACAAGGGTTCTGATTACGTTTTGGAGGCTCCTGACTACAAG GCAGTTCAAATGGCCTTCTGCAGCAGAACTGTGTGATTTTGGCTGCTTTCTTGTTCTGGCCTGTGGAGTCATTGTCTTGGGTCGAACAG ATATCAGCCTGATATATCACATGATTCGCGGTCAAGGAACAATCAAACTCTATGTGGTTTACAATGTGTGGGAG ATATTCGATAAATTATGCCAAAGATTTGGTGGAGATGTGTTAGAAACGCTATTTAATTCTGCAGAAGGACTAGCTAATTGCTCTCAGGAAAACATGGGATTCTGGATTCGCAGATTTGTTTCTGACCAAGCATTGACCATGGCTTTCTCAA ttcttcattcttttattttattagctCAGGCAATTACTTTATCGACTTGCATCGTCGCTCATAATAATGCACTATTTGCTTTGTTGGTATCCAATAACTTTGCTGAGATAAAGAGCAATGTCTTCAAGCGCTTTAGCAGGGATAACATCCACGGTCTGGCATACTCAG ACTCGGTAGAGAGATTCCACATTTCAGCATGTCTCTTATTCGTTTTAGCTCAAAATATTTTGGAAGCAGAAGGTCCTTGGTTTGAAAGTTTTCTATTT AACGCGTTTGTGGTTTTTGTTTGTGAAATGTTAATTGATATCATAAAGCATTCATTCCTCGCCAAATTCAATGATATAAAACCCATTGCATACTCCGAGTTTCTCGAAGATTTATGCAAGCAG ACCTTGAATATACAAACTGAAGATTGCAAGAAAAATCTCACTTTTGTACCTCTTGCACCAGCTTGCGTG CTCACCTTCCCTGCAGTCCTCTGGCATGGAGATTCTTTTGGATCCTTGTATTGA
- the LOC105764402 gene encoding uncharacterized protein LOC105764402: MVGCGIYIKKERDWVRSLVESEFFGICKYVYQDVVRLQEIHKLLDCSKIQTYKINGEKAVHLNPRPQGKDAKPCTKSKTGAACEICGRYLQDPPNRFCSIACKVTAVDLKPKDPSHKLELPIQELPDKLSWKHSQNAETNSEEKQSTISSTDVSEEMKPCLSTSLKPRKRMTKRKGIAHRSPLT, encoded by the exons ATG GTGGGCTGCGGGATATACATAAAGAAGGAAAGAGATTGGGTTAGAAGCCTTGTGGAAAGCGAGTTCTTTGGG ATTTGCAAATATGTCTATCAAGATGTTGTTCGTCTTCAAGAAATCCACAAACTTCTCGACTGTTCGAAAATTCAg ACATACAAAATCAATGGTGAGAAAGCTGTACATTTGAATCCTCGGCCTCAAGGTAAAGATGCCAAGCCATGTACAAAATCAAAAACTGGTGCTGCTTGTGAAATTTGTGGAAGATACCTTCAAGACCCTCCTAATCGTTTTTGTTCCATTGCATGCAAg GTAACGGCCGTTGATTTGAAGCCTAAAGACCCAAGTCATAAACTGGAGTTGCCAATACAAGAGCTTCCAGATAAACTTTCCTGGAAACACAGTCAAAATGCAGAAACAAACTCGGAAGAAAAGCAATCCACCATCTCGTCAACCGATGTTTCGGAGGAGATGAAACCATGTTTAAGCACAAGTTTAAAGCCTAGGAAACGAATGACCAAAAGAAAAGGCATTGCCCATAGATCTCCTCTCACTTGA
- the LOC105764401 gene encoding binding partner of ACD11 1 has translation MSVTLDHMDLSLGAVPRTNATTNWMINVSDIRTVKVSNISPSASESDIKEFFCFSGDIQYVEMRRETGNAQVAYVTFKESQGADTAMLLTGATIIDFSVNISPAEDYELPPGALQSNVEKKPDATDSNVNKAEDMMSTMLAKGFILGKDAISRAKAFDERHHLIANASAAVTSIDEKMGLREKFSIGTTVVNEKMREMDERFQVSEMTKSALAVAELKASSAGTAIMSNPYVSTGASWLSNAFSVVARAAEDVSMLAREKVEKAEAEKKDIIYKERTGIINDFAHLHLDETSSPSL, from the exons ATGTCG GTCACCTTGGATCATATGGATCTCAGTCTTGGAGCAGTACCACGTACAAATGCTACAACGAACTGGATGATCAATGTTTCGGAT ATAAGAACAGTTAAGGTCAGTAATATCTCGCCATCTGCTTCAGAGAGTGATATCAAAGAATTCTTTTGTTTCTCTGGTGACATTCAGTATGTTGAAATGCGAAG GGAGACTGGAAATGCTCAAGTCGCTTATGTTACCTTCAAAGAGTCGCAAGGAGCGGATACAGCAATGCTGTTGACT GGAGCTACAATAATTGACTTTTCCGTCAATATCTCACCGGCTGAGGATTATGAGCTACCCCCCGGAGCTCTCCAATCTAACGTG GAGAAAAAGCCAGATGCTACGGATTCTAATGTGAATAAGGCTGAAGATATGATGAGCACGATGCTGGCCAAAGGTTTTATCTTGGGAAAGGATGCTATCAGCAGGGCAAAGGCATTTGATGAACGGCATCACTTGATTGCAAATGCCTCTGCTGCAGTCACTTCAATTGATGAGAAAATGGGTCTGCGTGAAAAGTTTAGCATCGGGACAACCGTTGTAAATGAAAAGATGCGAGAGATGGACGAGCGGTTCCAAGTGTCCGAAATGACGAAATCTGCATTGGCTGTTGCTGAGCTTAAGGCAAGTAGTGCAGGAACAGCCATCATGAGCAACCCTTATGTATCCACAGGAGCTTCGTGGCTTTCAAATGCATTCAGTGTAGTTGCGAGGGCCGCAGAGGACGTGAGCATGTTGGCAAGGGAGAAGGTCGAAAAGGCTGAGGCAGAAAAAAAGGACATTATTTACAAGGAGAGAACAGGGATCATCAATGACTTTGCTCATCTCCATCTCGATGAAACTTCATCACCAAGCCTATGA
- the LOC105764400 gene encoding cyclin-SDS, whose product MKLNIKSTKNQKIMEPEALPLAATSSIFIIKKLRSKRPRRGRSQIASFVIQNQTIDLSVDSGSCSNFDVVDVSCDSCSVSNQKKRKFAEIKGGCVAKAKKNLGNEGIGESKFRRITRSYYKKELEAKGHEQAAEVSESSCVESNSGTDFLAFGKRTSKLRKASQDLEKTEKNDAVSASLGASTQSDISGVELIPHEISKLSSENKENDLVSVTSGFEYSSTSNLDAAIKENVKDVVDANFTVSNSESVVDQKPKSFSGLDSSHLACNEQFSLEEVVLVSDYSSSHETVFSELQSDFFPETSDLDFSDYTPLLSFDSGSQFSEKSTNDSPTSATYSLFLEFKQQFSRSSSHLDPKFTSHAEDERQLNSTLARFENEEDEESYKRLRDRERRQVYLHDYAEEYRFMTDYGDLILQQRSFMIRWIVEQCTAKEFQHETIFLGVCLLDRFLSKGFFRNKRSLQIVGIACLALATRIEENQPYNSVRQRTIYIGTNKYSRNEVVAMEWLVMEVLNFQCFLPTIYNFLWFYLKAAKADADVEKRAKYLAVLALSDHEQLRYWPSTVAAGVVIMASMDSNQHGPYHQVIEIHMRTKDNDLPECMKSLDWLVQYIR is encoded by the exons atgaaattgaatatcAAATCAACGAAGAACCAAAAGATAATGGAACCAGAGGCACTGCCACTGGCTGCAACGTCGTCCATATTCATAATTAAGAAACTCCGTTCGAAGCGACCTCGGCGAGGACGTTCTCAGATCGCTTCTTTTGTTATCCAAAACCAAACCATTGATCTCTCCGTTGATTCCGGTTCTTGCTCCAACTTCGACGTTGTTGATGTTTCTTGCGATTCATGCAGTGTTTCTAATCAAAAGAAGAGGAAGTTCGCTGAAATCAAAGGTGGCTGTGTAGCTAAAGCTAAGAAGAATTTAGGAAATGAAGGAATTGGAGAGTCAAAGTTTAGGAGGATCACCAGATCGTATTACAAGAAGGAGCTAGAAGCCAAAGGACATGAACAAGCTGCTGAAGTGAGTGAATCTTCATGCGTCGAATCGAATTCTGGTACTGATTTTCTTGCCTTTGGGAAACGAACTTCTAAGTTGAGAAAGGCAAGCCAAGATTTGGAGAAAACTGAGAAAAACGACGCGGTTTCTGCTTCTCTTGGAGCGTCTACGCAATCTGACATTTCCGGCGTCGAGCTGATTCCTCATGAAATCTCAAAACTCTCGTCGGAGAATAAAGAAAACGACCTCGTTTCTGTGACTTCCGGCTTTGAATACTCCTCAACTTCGAATTTAGACGCTGCAATCAAAGAGAATGTAAAAGACGTCGTGGACGCCAATTTCACAGTTTCGAACTCGGAGTCCGTTGTGGACCAAAAGCCGAAGAGCTTCTCCGGTTTAGATTCTTCACATCTCGCTTGCAATGAACAGTTCTCATTGGAAGAAGTCGTACTCGTATCTGATTACTCATCGAGTCACGAGACCGTGTTCTCTGAGTTGCAATCAGATTTTTTCCCTGAAACATCGGATTTAGATTTTTCAGATTATACTCCTTTACTATCTTTTGATTCCGGAAGCCAATTCTCTGAGAAATCAACAAATGACTCTCCTACTTCAGCCACTTACTCTCTTTTTCTCGAGTTCAAACAACAATTCTCCAGATCATCCTCTCATTTAGATCCTAAATTTACTTCGCACGCTGAAGATGAGCGTCAACTTAATTCTACA ttggCGAGATTTGAAAATGAGGAAGACGAGGAGAGTTACAAAAGGTTGAGGGACAGAGAGAGACGACAAGTTTATTTGCATGATTATGCCGAGGAATACCGATTCATGACTGACTACGGCGATCTTATTCTCCAGCAACGTTCTTTCATGATCCGCTGGATTGTTGAG CAATGTACTGCAAAGGAGTTTCAGCACGAGACAATTTTCCTTGGCGTTTGCTTGCTTGACAGATTCTTAAGCAAAGGGTTCTTCAGAAATAAAAGGAGTCTTCAGATCGTTGGAATAGCCTGCCTTGCATTGGCCACCAGAATCGAAGAAAATCAGCCTTACAACAG TGTGCGGCAAAGGACTATTTACATAGGAACCAACAAGTACAGCAGAAATGAAGTGGTGGCCATGGAATGGCTGGTGATGGAGGTTCTCAACTTCCAATGTTTCCTGCCTACCATCTATAACTTCTTATG GTTCTATCTGAAAGCAGCCAAGGCCGATGCAGATGTTGAAAAAAGGGCCAAGTACCTGGCAGTGCTTGCATTGTCAGACCATGAACAGCTACGTTATTGGCCTTCAACTGTTGCCGCTGGTGTCGTCATCATGGCTTCCATGGATAGCAATCAACATGGACCGTATCACCAAGTCATTGAG ATTCATATGAGAACCAAAGATAATGATTTGCCTGAATGCATGAAG AGCTTGGACTGGTTGGTACAGTATATAAGGTAG